From Pseudoxanthomonas sp. CF385, a single genomic window includes:
- the nudC gene encoding NAD(+) diphosphatase has protein sequence MTGLQPPAAPLTGFAFASDTLDRADALRDDADALARLWPDARVILLEDDGRALAEAHGALLAPRGASLGGGPGASLFLGLKDGVAWFAAHARHHPVQAPAHADLRRAAATWSPFESGVFAMARALLHWQASTQFCSACGGAITFRRAGYIAHCTQCGKDHYPRVDPAVIVAISDGERLLLGRQASWPPRRYSVIAGFVEPGETLEQTVAREAFEETRVRVRSCLYLGAQPWPFPGSLMLGFSAEGEPDPPRVDGELEDARWFTYDEVDKALRGGDDADAPLLLSPSISIARALIEHWHAAMRERRAEQGPPAPTGH, from the coding sequence GTGACAGGTCTTCAACCTCCCGCCGCGCCCCTCACCGGTTTCGCCTTCGCCAGCGATACGCTGGATCGCGCCGATGCATTGCGTGACGATGCCGATGCATTGGCCCGCCTGTGGCCGGACGCGCGCGTCATCCTGCTGGAAGACGATGGGCGCGCGCTGGCAGAGGCGCATGGCGCGCTGCTCGCGCCGCGGGGGGCGTCATTGGGCGGCGGACCGGGTGCAAGTCTTTTCCTCGGTTTGAAGGACGGTGTCGCGTGGTTCGCCGCGCACGCCCGGCACCATCCCGTGCAGGCGCCCGCCCATGCCGACCTGCGGCGCGCCGCGGCGACGTGGTCGCCGTTCGAGTCCGGGGTCTTCGCGATGGCGCGCGCGTTGTTGCATTGGCAGGCGTCCACGCAGTTCTGCAGCGCCTGCGGAGGCGCCATCACTTTCCGTCGCGCGGGCTACATCGCCCATTGCACGCAATGCGGCAAGGATCACTACCCGCGCGTGGATCCCGCGGTGATCGTCGCGATCAGCGATGGCGAGCGCTTGCTGCTGGGCCGGCAGGCGTCCTGGCCGCCACGGCGGTATTCGGTCATCGCCGGCTTCGTCGAGCCGGGCGAAACCCTGGAACAGACGGTCGCCCGTGAAGCGTTCGAGGAAACACGCGTACGCGTGCGGAGTTGTCTTTACCTGGGCGCGCAGCCCTGGCCTTTCCCGGGATCGCTGATGCTCGGGTTCAGTGCGGAAGGCGAGCCCGATCCGCCGCGGGTGGACGGCGAACTCGAAGATGCGCGCTGGTTCACCTACGACGAGGTGGACAAGGCGTTGCGGGGTGGGGACGATGCCGATGCCCCTTTGCTGCTGTCGCCCTCGATCTCCATCGCGCGCGCGCTCATCGAACATTGGCATGCCGCCATGCGCGAGCGTCGTGCGGAACAGGGTCCTCCGGCGCCGACCGGCCATTAA
- the erpA gene encoding iron-sulfur cluster insertion protein ErpA gives MTTVVSLPVATAAPDYQSIDRPLNFTPAAAAKVRELIQDEGNEALALRVYIQGGGCSGFQYGFEFDENRAEDDVAVDTDGVALLVDPLSLQYLMGAEVDYSESLQGAQFVIRNPNAKTTCGCGSSFSM, from the coding sequence ATGACCACCGTCGTTTCCCTGCCTGTCGCGACCGCCGCACCGGACTATCAGTCCATCGACCGGCCGCTCAACTTCACGCCCGCAGCGGCGGCGAAAGTGCGCGAACTGATCCAGGACGAGGGCAACGAGGCGTTGGCGCTGCGCGTCTATATCCAGGGCGGCGGTTGCTCCGGGTTCCAGTACGGTTTCGAGTTCGACGAGAACCGCGCCGAGGACGACGTGGCCGTGGACACCGATGGGGTCGCACTGTTGGTCGATCCGCTGAGCCTGCAGTACCTGATGGGCGCGGAAGTCGACTACAGCGAGAGCCTGCAGGGCGCGCAGTTCGTCATCCGCAACCCCAACGCCAAGACCACCTGCGGCTGCGGCAGCAGTTTCAGCATGTGA
- a CDS encoding cobalamin biosynthesis protein, with protein sequence MSITLVAVVIALVLGHVAPTLVISLRQYAWYRAWLEWLTRNTVSGAAWQERYGIALAIVPVLLVVAILQWLLDGPVYGIVGLLFDIAVLVYAWGPRDLDVDVEAVIDAHDPPTRRVAIARLGLTGEAAALDGPALVEAVFRNALERWFGVLFWFLLLGPVGAMLYRLTVLAAQDAWADLPPANREGARKMKAALEWPVAQLMTLAMALVGNFDTVFSTWREAGGARFGLDAGFLGSAARASVRCELAEEAEEYAEEGMVQAMRELPELRDAMSLVWRILLLWLAVLAVFVIGGWVS encoded by the coding sequence ATGTCGATCACTCTCGTCGCCGTCGTGATTGCGCTCGTGCTGGGGCATGTCGCGCCCACGTTGGTGATATCGCTGCGCCAGTACGCCTGGTACCGCGCATGGCTGGAATGGCTCACCCGCAACACGGTCTCGGGGGCCGCGTGGCAGGAGCGCTACGGCATCGCGCTCGCGATCGTCCCGGTGCTGCTCGTGGTGGCCATCCTGCAGTGGCTTCTGGATGGTCCGGTCTACGGCATCGTCGGCCTGTTGTTCGACATCGCGGTGCTCGTGTACGCGTGGGGACCGCGCGATCTGGACGTCGACGTCGAGGCCGTCATCGATGCGCACGATCCGCCGACCCGGCGCGTGGCCATCGCGCGGTTGGGCCTCACCGGCGAGGCGGCCGCGCTGGATGGCCCCGCGCTGGTGGAAGCCGTGTTCCGCAATGCGCTGGAGCGCTGGTTCGGCGTGTTGTTCTGGTTCCTGCTGCTCGGTCCGGTCGGCGCCATGCTGTACCGATTGACAGTCCTCGCCGCCCAGGACGCGTGGGCCGACCTGCCGCCTGCGAACCGCGAAGGCGCGCGCAAGATGAAGGCCGCGCTGGAATGGCCGGTCGCGCAGCTGATGACGCTCGCGATGGCCCTGGTCGGCAACTTCGACACGGTGTTCTCCACCTGGCGCGAGGCCGGTGGCGCGCGGTTCGGCCTGGACGCGGGATTCCTTGGCAGCGCGGCGCGCGCCAGCGTGCGCTGCGAACTGGCCGAAGAAGCCGAGGAATACGCCGAGGAAGGCATGGTGCAGGCGATGCGCGAACTGCCCGAGCTGCGCGATGCGATGAGCCTGGTGTGGCGCATCCTGTTGTTGTGGCTGGCGGTGCTCGCCGTGTTCGTGATCGGCGGCTGGGTCAGCTGA
- a CDS encoding DUF6776 family protein, whose product MSERLPSRFRIVPRDAAVRRRGTSFLFVLAWVGSVAAAWFIASHTAAPRLAQADAARARAERNIAAVRGELRSLQQRESTLARSDQISRAANAEVQDALAERDEEIAALRADVAFYERLVGATSQRKGLGVHVAEFAPASGGAWRYQIMLTQTLNRGAISQGQMRFTVEGVRNGKLAAVAWDELHQQRGAPGQAYSFRYFQQLDGNVMLPTGFTPQRVKVTLHGDDTAVEQAFDWKTATAAGGK is encoded by the coding sequence ATGTCCGAGCGTCTTCCGTCCCGTTTCCGCATCGTGCCGCGCGATGCGGCCGTGCGTCGCCGCGGTACGTCGTTCCTCTTCGTGCTGGCATGGGTGGGCAGCGTGGCCGCCGCCTGGTTCATCGCCAGCCACACGGCGGCGCCGCGACTGGCGCAGGCCGACGCGGCGCGCGCGCGCGCCGAGCGCAACATCGCGGCGGTCCGCGGCGAACTGCGCTCGCTGCAGCAGCGCGAATCGACCCTCGCGCGCTCCGACCAGATCAGCCGGGCCGCCAATGCCGAAGTCCAGGACGCGCTGGCCGAACGCGACGAGGAAATCGCCGCATTGCGTGCCGATGTCGCCTTCTACGAGCGCCTCGTCGGCGCCACCAGCCAGCGCAAGGGCCTGGGCGTGCATGTGGCGGAATTCGCGCCGGCGTCGGGCGGCGCGTGGCGCTACCAGATCATGCTGACCCAGACCCTCAACCGCGGCGCGATCAGCCAGGGCCAGATGCGCTTCACCGTGGAAGGCGTGCGCAACGGCAAGCTCGCCGCGGTGGCCTGGGACGAACTGCACCAGCAGCGCGGCGCGCCGGGACAGGCGTACTCGTTCCGATATTTCCAGCAGTTGGATGGCAACGTGATGCTGCCGACCGGGTTCACGCCGCAGCGCGTCAAGGTGACGCTGCACGGCGATGATACGGCGGTGGAACAGGCCTTCGACTGGAAGACCGCTACCGCCGCAGGAGGCAAGTGA
- a CDS encoding polymer-forming cytoskeletal protein has product MFKTKPIRPDVGAIDTLIGPQVTIRGDVLFSGGLYVEGRIQGKVIAEPGERAVLTLAEQGSIEGEVQAPVVVINGRMVGDVHAHERIELATKARVHGNLHYKVVEMSAGAQLTGHLVHADVVAAGQPGEGAALPEAWAADA; this is encoded by the coding sequence ATGTTCAAGACCAAGCCCATCCGCCCGGACGTGGGCGCCATCGACACCCTGATCGGACCGCAGGTCACCATCCGTGGCGACGTGCTGTTCAGTGGCGGGCTGTATGTCGAGGGGCGCATCCAGGGCAAGGTGATCGCCGAACCCGGCGAGCGCGCCGTACTGACGCTGGCAGAGCAGGGCAGCATCGAGGGCGAGGTGCAGGCGCCGGTGGTGGTGATCAACGGGCGCATGGTGGGCGACGTGCATGCCCACGAGCGCATCGAGCTGGCCACCAAGGCCCGCGTCCACGGCAACCTGCATTACAAGGTGGTCGAGATGAGCGCCGGCGCGCAGCTGACCGGCCACCTCGTGCATGCCGACGTGGTCGCGGCCGGCCAGCCGGGGGAGGGCGCCGCCCTGCCCGAAGCCTGGGCCGCCGACGCCTGA
- a CDS encoding DUF6776 family protein has product MLGAVLALALGLGVWGAWQVFARHAGDTPTPGQLRAQQQRIETLEQRAATLARSDQISRDANRDLQTTLAERDEEISGLRADVAFYERFVGATAQRRGLAVHELTLIPQDAQAWHFTATLTQNVNRGAVNTGRLLVSVEGTEGGKLRRLAWSDLRQQANAPGLAYSFKYFQQVEGDLLLPQGFKPVRVIARVVPQGGTAVEQSFPWAQAAAKDGAGEGAAAR; this is encoded by the coding sequence GTGCTGGGCGCCGTCCTGGCGCTCGCGCTGGGGTTGGGCGTCTGGGGCGCCTGGCAGGTGTTCGCACGCCATGCGGGCGATACGCCTACCCCCGGGCAGCTGCGGGCCCAGCAGCAACGCATCGAAACGCTGGAGCAGCGGGCCGCGACGCTCGCCCGCTCGGACCAGATCAGCCGCGACGCCAACCGCGACCTGCAGACCACGCTCGCCGAGCGCGACGAGGAAATCTCGGGCCTGCGGGCCGACGTGGCGTTCTACGAGCGTTTCGTCGGCGCGACCGCCCAGCGCCGTGGCCTGGCGGTGCACGAACTCACCCTGATCCCCCAGGACGCGCAGGCCTGGCATTTCACCGCCACCCTGACCCAGAACGTCAATCGCGGCGCCGTGAATACCGGCCGCCTGCTGGTGTCGGTGGAAGGCACCGAAGGCGGCAAGCTGCGTCGTCTGGCCTGGTCGGATCTGCGCCAGCAAGCCAACGCGCCCGGCTTGGCGTACTCGTTCAAGTATTTCCAGCAGGTGGAGGGCGACCTGCTGCTGCCCCAGGGCTTCAAGCCGGTGCGGGTGATCGCGCGGGTGGTGCCGCAGGGCGGCACGGCCGTGGAACAGTCGTTCCCGTGGGCGCAGGCGGCGGCGAAGGACGGTGCCGGCGAAGGCGCCGCTGCGCGCTGA
- a CDS encoding DUF2752 domain-containing protein, which yields MRLPHWIGIAAAALVAAVGVLLLLKFDPNAANSPFPGCIFRAVTGYYCVGCGLTRALHALVHGDLLRAFAMNPLGVLLIPIIPMLIAHGQGWRPRRLEPVMRVLTAPKFWLVLLPAYWIARNLPWVPFTWLAPG from the coding sequence CTGCGCCTCCCGCACTGGATCGGTATCGCCGCGGCGGCCCTGGTGGCCGCCGTTGGCGTCTTGCTGCTGCTGAAATTCGATCCCAACGCGGCGAACAGCCCGTTCCCGGGCTGCATCTTCCGCGCGGTGACCGGCTACTACTGCGTGGGATGCGGCCTGACCCGCGCGCTGCACGCGCTGGTCCACGGCGACCTGCTCCGCGCATTCGCCATGAACCCCCTGGGCGTGCTGCTGATTCCCATCATCCCCATGCTGATCGCGCACGGCCAGGGCTGGCGACCGCGCAGGCTCGAACCGGTCATGCGCGTGCTGACGGCACCGAAGTTCTGGCTGGTGCTGCTGCCGGCCTACTGGATCGCACGCAACCTGCCATGGGTGCCGTTCACCTGGCTCGCACCGGGCTGA
- a CDS encoding EAL domain-containing protein — protein sequence MSAIDSTSRMQDEPPRSRLRAETPPAQYWRRWAGDAAPEDADLPGAGEPVEMTPPPPAEPTPSPVPVPAPAASDASHPAPPVDPESPYRVLIVEDDRGQALFAQSVLHGAGMQAEVQMQSDGVLDAMRRFHPDLVLMDLHMPGKDGMSLTMLIRQQPEYLHLPIVFLTGDPDPERQFEVLESGADDFLNKPIRPRHLIAAVSNRILRSRQRQQALPRATLNTETGLPTRTFVLQHLTDSLQRNAGGGLFFVEVSSALSLRERYGYAVFEHLMNQAGRQLAAAASPHPVARLNDNSFLMLADTVDEGTLAALAQQLRDGLTAHDFQARANEPLKLRGSVGYTALSLGFADAGSALEATERAVLQARLKPESLAAYEPAQIDEDAPSISLEDGQFELAYQPIVAVAGSDQAQYQVLLRMRQADGSLISASQVIPAAESAGGIAQIDHWVLEHALYVLAERQAEGPSLRLFVSQSPRSLARESHAQWLLDALRARGIEGTSLVIDLRLADALIHTVTLRQFCQQLMPAGVQFCLSQFEPGTEADALLTQLPLGFVRVSSKYASAHADPVLRDQLRGVIDAAHRQGLQVIGQQIEDPQAAAAMWMGGVDFIQGNLVQAVGSELGFDFHNAVL from the coding sequence ATGTCCGCCATCGATTCCACGTCCCGCATGCAGGATGAGCCCCCGCGCTCGCGCCTGCGTGCCGAAACCCCACCGGCGCAGTACTGGCGCCGCTGGGCGGGCGATGCCGCCCCCGAAGACGCGGACCTGCCCGGAGCCGGAGAGCCCGTCGAAATGACCCCGCCGCCCCCTGCCGAACCCACCCCATCCCCCGTCCCGGTGCCCGCACCGGCGGCCAGCGATGCTTCCCACCCGGCGCCACCGGTGGATCCCGAGTCCCCGTACCGCGTGCTGATCGTCGAGGACGACCGCGGCCAGGCCCTGTTCGCCCAGAGCGTGCTGCACGGCGCCGGCATGCAGGCCGAAGTCCAGATGCAGTCCGATGGCGTCCTGGACGCGATGCGGCGCTTCCATCCGGACCTCGTCCTGATGGACCTGCACATGCCGGGCAAGGACGGCATGTCGCTGACGATGCTGATCCGCCAGCAGCCCGAATACCTGCACCTGCCGATCGTCTTCCTCACCGGCGACCCGGATCCGGAGCGCCAGTTCGAAGTGCTGGAAAGCGGCGCGGACGATTTCCTCAACAAGCCGATCCGGCCCCGCCACCTGATCGCCGCCGTCTCCAACCGCATCCTCCGCTCGCGGCAGCGCCAGCAGGCCTTGCCGCGCGCGACGCTGAACACCGAAACCGGGCTGCCCACGCGCACGTTCGTCCTGCAGCACCTGACCGACAGCCTGCAGCGCAATGCCGGCGGCGGCCTGTTCTTCGTCGAGGTCAGCAGCGCGCTGAGCCTGCGCGAGCGCTACGGCTATGCCGTGTTCGAGCATCTGATGAACCAGGCCGGCCGCCAGCTCGCGGCCGCCGCCTCGCCGCACCCCGTCGCACGCCTGAACGACAACAGTTTCCTGATGCTGGCCGACACCGTCGACGAAGGCACGCTGGCCGCCCTGGCGCAGCAGCTGCGCGACGGCCTGACGGCCCACGACTTCCAGGCGCGCGCCAATGAGCCCCTGAAGCTGCGCGGCTCGGTCGGTTACACCGCGCTCTCGCTCGGCTTCGCCGATGCCGGCAGCGCGCTGGAAGCGACCGAACGCGCGGTGCTGCAGGCGCGCCTGAAGCCGGAGAGCCTTGCCGCTTACGAACCCGCGCAGATCGACGAGGATGCGCCGAGCATCTCGCTCGAGGACGGCCAGTTCGAACTCGCCTACCAACCGATCGTCGCGGTCGCCGGCAGCGACCAGGCGCAGTACCAGGTGCTGTTGCGCATGCGCCAGGCCGACGGGTCGCTGATATCGGCCTCGCAGGTCATCCCGGCGGCGGAGTCCGCCGGTGGCATCGCCCAGATCGACCATTGGGTACTGGAGCACGCGCTGTACGTGCTGGCGGAACGTCAGGCCGAAGGCCCGTCGCTGCGCCTGTTCGTCTCTCAGTCGCCGCGCTCGCTGGCGCGCGAGTCGCACGCGCAGTGGCTGCTCGATGCGCTGCGTGCGCGCGGCATCGAGGGCACTTCGCTGGTCATCGACCTGAGACTGGCGGATGCGCTGATCCACACCGTCACGCTGCGCCAGTTCTGCCAGCAGCTGATGCCGGCAGGCGTGCAGTTCTGCCTGAGCCAGTTCGAACCCGGCACCGAGGCCGACGCGCTGCTGACGCAGTTGCCGCTCGGTTTCGTCCGCGTCTCCAGCAAGTACGCGAGTGCGCATGCCGACCCCGTGCTGCGCGACCAACTGCGCGGTGTCATCGACGCCGCGCATCGCCAGGGGCTGCAGGTCATCGGCCAGCAGATCGAGGACCCACAGGCCGCTGCGGCC
- a CDS encoding DUF4126 domain-containing protein — protein sequence MSEAHLFVIGILLAWMAGIRVYLTVFGLGLAGALGWLDLPPALQVTESWWVLGTSGALALTEFFADKIPGVDSGWDLLQTLARVPAGAFLAAATLSPDGQLSGGALAAGAGVALTSHLLKSGSRALMNTSPEPVSNWTASVAEDAVVVGGLSLAFAHPWIALFLVVGVSLLVAIAVWWVWRTLSRGLKRLFPPLPASTASPPTSGP from the coding sequence ATGTCCGAAGCGCATCTTTTCGTAATTGGGATCCTGTTGGCATGGATGGCGGGCATCCGTGTCTATCTGACCGTGTTCGGTCTGGGACTGGCCGGTGCGCTCGGTTGGCTGGACCTGCCGCCGGCCCTGCAGGTGACCGAATCCTGGTGGGTGCTCGGCACCTCCGGCGCGCTCGCGCTGACCGAGTTCTTCGCCGACAAGATCCCCGGCGTCGATTCGGGCTGGGACCTGCTGCAGACGCTCGCGCGCGTGCCGGCCGGCGCCTTCCTGGCTGCCGCCACCCTGTCCCCGGATGGCCAGCTCAGCGGGGGCGCGCTGGCGGCCGGCGCCGGCGTGGCCCTGACCAGCCACCTGCTGAAAAGCGGCTCTCGCGCGCTGATGAACACGTCCCCGGAGCCGGTCAGCAACTGGACCGCCTCCGTCGCCGAAGACGCCGTGGTGGTCGGCGGCCTCTCACTGGCCTTTGCCCACCCCTGGATTGCGTTGTTCCTGGTAGTCGGAGTGTCGCTGCTGGTGGCCATCGCCGTGTGGTGGGTCTGGCGCACGTTGTCGCGCGGACTCAAGCGTCTTTTCCCGCCGCTGCCCGCATCGACGGCGTCACCCCCGACCTCTGGCCCGTGA